The Streptomyces sp. NBC_00286 nucleotide sequence GCCCCCGGCGTCCGAAGCCGAACCTGCCTCGGATTCCGCACGCCCCTCGGAGTCCGTACGAGCCCCCTCGGCGCCGACCTCCGCCTCCGGAGCCGTACCGTCATCGCCCTCATCGGCCGAAGGCGCCGCGTCCCCGTCGACCTCGAAGTCGTCGTCACTCTCCGCCCCGGACCGCGACTCACGGTCTCCCGAACCCGAACCCGAACCCGAACCTGGACCCGAACCGGCACCCTCGCCGCCCTCGGCCCCGGCGTCCGCCCCCGCAACCCAAGCCGCCACAGCGTCCCGCAGCCGGGTGTCACCCGACTGGGACGACGGCGACGGCGGGGACGACTGGGAGCCGTTCGCACCGGAGCCCGCGGCGTCCTCCGCTTCCGCTTTCGAAGCAGCCGCAGCGTCCTCCCGCCCCGGGGAACCCTCAGCAGTCAAGCCCTCCGCCCCTGCAGTGTCCGACGTGTCCGACGTGTCCGGCGTGTTCGACGCAACCGACCCTGAAGCGTCCGTACCCGAGGTACCCGGAGCCGACACTTCCGCAAGGCCGCGTGTGGAGAACACCGCCGTAGCCGTGTCCACCCGCCCGCGCGAAGCGGTCACCGTCTCGCGCGCCACCGCGAGCCGCGGATCCGCGCCCGGCGCGGGACGCGGATCGGAGCCGCGCCCGCCCGAGGAGGCAGGACCGGGAACCGGAGCCGTACTCCCCGACGTCGGTTCTGCCGACGACTCGTGCTGCTTCGACCTGTCGGGGGACTCGCCCGTCACCGATGCCTCCTCCATGCGCCACTCACCGTGCGCCCAACCGAACCATGAACCGTTGAAGAGCCGCCAACAGACGCCCGGAATCGATGTCCGAACCATGTACCAGTGTCCTGTGTGCGGGCTTAACCCCTGCGGTAGACGAGAACGACATACCTATCGGTTCCACTACATTCCGGTCACGCACCCTCGACAGACCGATGTGAGAGGGGTCACCCTGTCATTCATCCACGCGGGGAGGCATGGATGGGCAGGAGCCGCAGAACGATTCCGGAGGAGCTTCTGCTGCTGGCGCTGGACCCGACCACGGGTACCACCGCACAGCCGCAGTCGCTCGACCTTGGTCTGGCCGGAGCACAGCTAGTGGAGCTGGCGCTGGCCGGACGGATAGCCCCAGACGGGGATCGTATCGCCGTGGTTGCACCACGGCCGACCGGAGATCCGACTTTGGACTGCGCGTTGGAGTTGCTGCGAAGGCGTGGCGCTCCCGTGCGTGCCGTTCACTGGATCGGCGGGCCCCGACTGGGGCTGCGCCAGACATATCTCTCGCATCTGGAGCGCTGCGGCATGGTCCATGCCGTCGCGGGACAGATGTGCGGGGTGCTTCCGACGACTCGCTACCAAGCGACGGACACGGAGATCAGCCGGGAGATCAAGGCCCGGCTGGACAGTGCGATCCGCACCGGCGTACCGCCGGACCCGCGGACCGCCGCACTGGCCGCGCTGGCGCACGCCGTCGGCCTGGGCAAGCACCTCTACCCGGGGAACGAAGGGCGCTCCTCGCGCTCCCGCCTCCGGGATCTGATCAGGCACGACCCCATGGGCGGACTCGTGGCGCACGCCGTGATGGACGTCCAGAACGGTGTGGCCGCACAGCCACGCCGCAGCCCGGCCCCGTCGCCCGGCCGTCAGGCCGCCGCCGGAGCCAGGCCCGCACCGGAACCCGCACGGGGCGTTCCGATGCAACCGCGCCGAGGATCGATGGCGCGCGCCGTGGCCCACTGAACCGCCAGGCCACGGCAACAACAGCACAGCACCACCCACCGTCAGCGCCGCACCGCAAGTCCCCAAGACCCGGTTCGGGAGCCGCTGAGCCGCGCGGGGCAGCAGGCCGTACGTCCGGACGACGACACGACCCGCCGCCCCGCGCGGCCATGTCTCGGCGTACGAGCACCCTGCGGTTCCGCCGCGTTGGCGCGCCCGGCGCCCCGAGTTGGCGCGCGCGGCGCCCCGAAGGAGGCCGCAGGCCTCTTTAGGGGCGCGGGGCTGTGACATATGCGGCTCCGCCGCGTGGGCGCGCTCAGCCACGACGCACCCGCAGGTAACTCATTGGCCTTCAGCGGAGCGCACCGGCAGGCAACTTCTTCAGCGAAGCGCCCCGCATATCTACCGTTTTCCAGCGCGGCCAGCGCCATGGTGGCAATCTGCTGCAGAGCAGACACGCAAAGTACAGGCCGCACGCAGCCGGAGGTGCACGTCCCGTGGCGTCCAATGTCAATCCCACCGTCAGGCGACGCCGGCTGGGCCAGGAGCTGCGCCGGCTCCGCGAGCTCAAGGGCATGACCGCCGAGGAGGTCGCCGAGCGCCTGCTCGTCTCGCAGTCGAAGATCAGCCGCCTCGAGAACGGCCGGCGCAGCATCAGCCCACGCGACGTCAGAGACCTCTGCGGGGTGTACGAGGTCGAGGACCAGAGAATGGTCGAGGGCCTGATGGAGATGGCCAAAGCCTCTCGCCAGCAGGGCTGGTGGCACGCGTTCGGGGACATCCCGTACAGCGTCTACATCGGCCTCGAGACCGACGCCGAATCCCTGCGGGTCTACGAGCCCCAGATCGTCACCGGACTGCTCCAGACCCCCACGTACGCCGAAGCCATCGTCCGCGGCGGCTCCCCCGAGTCCTCGGACGCCGAGATCGAGAAACGCGTCCAGGTACGGCTGCGGCGCCAGGAGCGCATCAACGCCGACAAAGACCCGCTGCGCCTCTGGGTCGTACTGGACGAGGCCTCGCTGCGCCGCGTGGTCGGCGACAACAACGTGATGCGGGAGCAGTTGGAGCACCTCAACGAGATGGCCCAACTCCCGCATATCACCGTGCAGATACTGCCCTTCGACGTCGGCGCGCACTCCGGTCTGGCCGGCCAGTACGCGATCCTGGAGTTCGCCGACGCGGCCGATTCGAGCGTGGTCTACATCGAGGGCGTCACCAGCGACCTGTACCTGGAGAAGGCGCCGGACGTGCAGAAGTACAGCCTCATGTACGAGCATCTGCGGGCCCAGGCGCTCAACCCCGAGCGGTCGCGGCAGATCATCGCCGATATCGCGAAGGTGTACGCCCGCGGAGGCGGCGTGGACTGAAGGGCGCAGGGTATACCAAAGCGCGCACAGGTGGAAGGTTCAGCTGGAATATGCCACCCAGACGAGTGAACGGCTCCCCCGGATGCGGAAGTTGGCGAGTAGCGTCGATCACGCCACTCGATCAACAAAGTTGGCGCGAACTGCGCTGTGGCCCCAATGGCCCGGTGACCTCGGCCAGCGATTCACCATCGGAGCGAACATGGCAATTCTGCAAGGCGCCACGAAGACCTGGACGAAGTCCTCGTACTCCTCCCCCAACAGCGCGTGCGTCGAGGTCAAGTCACCCACCACCTCGGCCCTCGCCGTTCGCGACTCCAAGGCCCCCGAGGGCCCGAGCCTGGCCTTCCCGGCCGAGGCATGGAGTGTCTTCGTGACATCGGTCAAGCAGTGAGACCCGAGGGTCCCTGAGGACCCTCGACCCCCCACTGGCCGAGCCAACCAACTCCACAAGTTCCACAGCACCAACAAGAGCCCTCTCGACTGGCCGCCGTCACCAGCCGAGGGGGCTGCTGTCTTTGAACTACGCGCGCCCGCCCGCCAGTTCAGCGCAAGCGATCCACGTACCGATCCGTCCCCGGCACGGTGGGAATGAACGGCGCCACCAACTCCACCCTCCCCAGCCCCGCCTCCGCCACCGGCTCCTCCAGCCCCGTGAAGTACTCCTCCCAGCACTCCCGCGGATCCGCCTCCACGAACCACAGCAACGTCAGCCGCGTATCGACCCCTTCGACCTGCTTCACATACGACATCCGATCGCCGGGAAGCGGAGTCGGCCGAAAGATCGTGACCATCGCGGAGGGCGAGCCGGCGAGGCGTTTGGGAAGGTGCTTGGCCCGCAGCCACTCCAGCAACTCGGCCCGCTGCTCCGCCCCTTCCGCATCGATGACCTCGACCACCAGCCCCGCATACGGATGGTCCAGCGCGTGGAAGTCGCGCGGGCCCGCCGCCCCGTCCCGGTACACCGTCGCCTCGTGGTCCTGGAACGCCGTGAAGACGTGCGTACGGTCCTGATAGACGCGGCCGTCGCGGTTGAGCCGCTTGTTGATGCCGACGGTCCACTTCATGTGGTCGTCGTAGCGGCCGTCGGTGACCCAGTACGTGGAGATGTAGCAGCCGGCGGTGACCGGCTGGGCGACCGCCGACTTCTCGGGGTAGCGCAGGAGTTGGAGGTCGCGGGTGGCGACCCAGCGGCGGCCCGCGTACATCCAGGGCATCGCCATCGCGCCGGCGTAGTAGTGATCGTCCTCGTACCAGCGGTTGTACGCGTACTCGTGGCCCGGATGCGGCTCGACCATGGTGATCAGGGCGTGGCCCGGATGGACACCGTACGGGCCCGTGGCGGCCAGCTCCGCGTACACCTCACTGCGGGTCTCCTCACTCATGCCGTTCCCCTTCCTTCCTCCGGCGGACGCCCATACTCTGACGCCCCGTCAGAAAATCCGCCAGAGTCAGGAGGCCTTGGCATGTCACTGCTCGCGGGCAGGACCGTGATCGTCTCGGGAGTCGGTGCCGGGCTCGGGCACCAGGTCGCGGCGGCGGTCGTACGGGACGGCGGGAACGCCGTTCTCGGGGCGCGTACGGAGGCGAATCTCGCCAAGGCCGCGGCGGAGATCGATCCGGAGGGCGCGCACACGGCGTACCGCGCGACGGACATCACCGACGAGGCGCAGTGCGAGGCGCTGGCCGCGCTCGCGGCCGAGCGGTTCGGGCGGGTCGACGCCGTGGTCCATGTCGCCGCCTTGGACAGCTACTTCGGTGGTCTTCAGGACGCGGACTTCGCCACCTGGCAGTCCGTCATCGATGTGAACCTGCTCGGCACGTTGCGTATGACGCGCGCCTGTCTGCCCGCGCTGAAGGAACGTGGCGGGTCGGTCGTCTTCATCGGGACGCAGTCGGCCATCGCCGCCCCCACGCAGGTGCGGCAGATGGCGTACGCGGCCTCGAAGGGCGCGTTGACGTCCGCGATGTACTCCCTGGCAAGGGAGTTGGGGCCGCACCGGGTCCGGGTGAACACCGTGTTGCCGGGGTGGATGTGGGGGCCGCCGGTCGAGGCGTATGTCCAGTTTTCGGCACACAATGCGGGCGTGCCGGAGGCTGACGTGCTGGAGCGGCTGACGTCTCGTATGGCGCTTCCGGAGTTGGCCACGGACTCGGACGTGGCCGATGCCGCGGTATTCCTGGCCTCGGAGCGGGCGCGGGCGATCACGGGGCAGTCTTTGCTGGTCAACGCGGGGGAGTTGATGCGTTAGGCCCGCCTCGGAAGCGTTCAGGAACATGAACCGAGGTCAGTAAGCAGAACTATTTTACCCCCTCTTGACGGTACGGGGCGTTGTCGTCGCCATGTCAGCGAACTGACGATGAGCGGGCGCTTCACGACCCTGAACGGGACCCTGAGAACCCTAAGAGGGGGGCATATGAACGGTCTCGACTGGACCGTACTGATCGGCTACTTCGGTGTGATGGTCGCGATCGGCGTCTGGTCCCACAAGCGCGTCGACAACGTCAGCGACTTCTTCACCGCCGGCGGCAAGATGCCGTGGTGGCTGTCCGGCATCTCCCACCACATGTCCGGCTACAGCGCGGTGATGTTCACCGGCTACGCGGCCATCGCCTATACGTACGGGGTCACTTCGTACGTCACCTGGTCCTTCCCCATCGCCATCGGCATCGCGATCGGCGCCCGCCTCTTCGCACCCCGGCTCAACCGCGTGCGCGCACGGCTGCACGTGTCCTCCCCGCTGGAGTATCTGAAGAACCGTTACAACCTGCCCACGCAGCAGGCCCTCGCCTGGTCCGGCGTCCTGCTGAAGATCGTGGACGTGGGCGCCAAGTGGGCGGCGATCGCGACCCTGTTGTCCGTGTTCACCGGGGTCTCGCTCAACATGGGCATCCTCATCACCGGTGCGGTGACGGCCGTGTACTGCACGGTCGGCGGTCTGTGGGCGGACGCGCTGACCGAACTCGGCCAGTTCATCATCCAGTTCGTCGCCGGTATCGCGATGCTGATCGCCGTCATGGCCGAGCTGGGCGGCTTCAGCACGCTGTGGAGCGTCTGGGACGAGCCCGCGCTCGACGGGCACAGCGAGCCGCTGGCCGGCCCGTACATGATGGTCTTCCTGATCGCGTACCTGTTCATCAAGACCTTCGAGTACAACGGCGGCATGTGGAACCAGGCCCAGCGCTACATGGCCACGGATTCCGCGAAGTCCGCGACGCGCTCGGCCTACCTGTCCGCCCTGCTCTGGCTCATCTGGCCGCTGGTGCTGTTCTTCCCCATGTGGGTGGCGCCGCTGATCATCCAGACGGACGTGCCGGCCGATTCGTACGCGCTGATGGCCGAACAGCTGCTGCCGCACGGGCTGTTGGGCCTGGTCATCGTCGGTTTCTTCTCGCACACGATGGCGATGTGTTCGTCGGACGCCAACGCGATCGCCGCCGTCGTCACGCGTGACATCATGCCCGCGGTCTCGCGGAAGGTGCGCCAGTGGGACACCCGGACGGGGCTGCTGGCCGCGCGCTGGGCCACGCTGCTGTTCCTCGGTCTGTCGATGGCCATCGCGACGCAGGTCAACTCCGACTTCTTCGGCGACATCATCACGGTCGTCATCAAGTGGGTCGCGGGGCTCATGGGCCCGATCGCGATCCCGCTGATGCTGGGCCTGCTGCCGTGGTTCCGCAAGAGCGGCCCGACGGCCGCGCTGATCAGCTGGGGCCTCGGCCTCGTCACGTTCTGGCTGGTCAACTACCCGATCCACTGGAACCTCGACGGCGGCGTCCCGCTCCAATACCAAGTGTCGATTCCGCTCGCCGTCTCGCTCGTCCTCTACATCCTCATCGGCTACGTGAAGCCGGAGGACACCCCGGAGCGGGACGAGATCATCGCGAAGATCAACAACGATGACGACGGCTCGGGTTCGGCGGCCGCGGCGATCCCGACGCCGGCGGGGGCGGCGGATGATGTGGTGGGGGCGCCGGTCAAGGACTGAGCGGCGTATGCGTAGGGCTGTGAGGGTGGCCGCTCCTCGATGAGCGGCCACCCTCCGTGCTGACCGAACGTCAGTTGCCGGGCTTCTGACCTATCTTGTCGACGACGCCGACGCCGAGCAGGGCTTCCTTGTCCGAGCCCAGGTAGTTGAGGGACTCCTTGTCGAAGACCCACACACCGCGGTCGTCGCGGTCCTTGAAGCTCAGGCCGATGCCGGGGCGCCCCGCGAAGTCCTTCGTGTTCTCGACCACCGAGACGCCCGGGATCTTCGCCGCGGCACGGTAGAGCGCGGCGCCCACCTCGGGCAGGAGCGTCGCCTCGTCGAGCATGCCGCCGATCGCCTCCAGTGCCGCGGCGTAGTGGGTCGGGCCCTGCCCCTTCGTGTCGGCGTAGATCTTCTCGATCAGCACGTCGGGGTCGGTGGGCAGCGCCTCCAGCTCGCGGTACGTGGTGACGTTCGGGTCGGGGGACAGTGTCATGTCCCTCGTGCCCCTGGCGAACGCGTTCAACGGGTCCCGCGGCTTGGGCGGCGGGCCATTCAGCACCGTCATCCGGCTGAGTCCCTGGCGTTTGCCGTCGACGGCGGTCCAACGCGAGTCGCGGTATTTGCGGTGGATCCGGATGTCCTCCTCCAAGAGCCGGGTGTCCATGGCGCCCTGCGTACGGATGTAGACGTACTGGTCGTCGCGGACGGGCTCCGTCTCCTTGGTCGCGGCGACCGCGGCGATGCGGTTCAGGAGGTCGACGGCCTCCTGGTCGGTGCTGGGGGTCTCGGATGCGCTGGTGGCGATGACGACCGTGGTGGCGACGGCGGTCGCGGTGGCGAGGGGTATGGCGATCATGGCGAACCGGCGGCGGGGACGGGCGGCGGGCTTCCGGGGCGCGCGGGTCGCCGCGGTGTCCTGGGCGCCCTGGGATTTCGGAGTGGCCCCGGTTTCCGGGGCGTCCTGGGTGAGCTCTCGCATCAGATGGTCCTTCAGCAGGTCATGGCGGTCGCTCGTCAGGACCGGGTCGCCCGGGCTGGGCAGCAGCCTGGCCAGTTCCTCGCGCTCTGCGCGCTCTTCGGGATTCATCGGGGCTTCTCCTGTGTCGACCGGGCCGCTTCGGGGCGGCCACCCGGTACCTGTCCGGTGCGGGGGCAGGGTCTCGGTTTTTCCGGTGGCCGGCGGGCGGGCGCGCCCCGGGTCAGTTCCTCCTCCGCGAGGCGCCGCAGGCGCTGCCTGGCCCGGGCGAGGCGGGACCGCACGGTGCTGGCCGGGACGCCGAGGGCCTCGCCCGCAGCCGCGTAGCTCAGCCCCGACCAGACGCACAGGGCGAACACTTCGCGCTCGGGTCGGCGGAGCCGGCCGAGTGCGGCGCGGGCGGCGGCGAGCCGTTCGGTGTCCGCCATGCGGCCGAGGAGTTCGTCGGCGAAGTCGGGCACGGTGTCGTGTTCCGCCGGGCGGTCCGGGAGCCGGGCGAGCGCGGCGCTGTGCCGGCGGGCGGCGCGGCGGGTGTTGCGCAGGACGTTGGTGGCGATGCCGTAGAGCCAGGGCCGCAGCCCGTCGCCCTCGGACAACTCGCCGTCAGGGAGCCCCTGTTCAGGGGCCGGCGCGTCGGGTCTCAGCCGCTCCCGGAGCCGCCAGGCCTCCAGGAAGGTCAGGGACACCACGTCCTCCGCGGCGCCCAGGTCTCCGGTCAGCCGGGCGGCATGGCTGTACACGGCCCGGGCGTGCGCGCCGAACAGTTCGGCGAAGGCATCCGGGTCACCGGCCCGTATCCGGGCACGTAAGGAAAGTTCCACAACCAGCCCTGTCCGCTCGCCGCGCCGCGTCTCTGTGGTGTCGGTCACATGCGCGCCGGTGTCGGTCACACGGGCGCGGGTGTCGGCGTCGGTCATACGCACGCCGGTGTCGGTTATACGCGCGCCGCATCAGCGCCAGGAACCTGATGCCGGCCTCACGCCCGCGGATACCGCGCCAGCCACCCCGGCGACGACCCGGCCGGTCCGTGCAGCGCGGGCCCCTGGGTCATCTCCATCGCGAAGTCGTCGGCGAGGACGAGCATCGTGGGGCGGCCCTCCAGTTCGGCGAGCCAGGCCGGCGGGAGGGCCGTCTCGCCGTGCAGGGCGCCGAGGAGGGCGCCGGTGAGGGCTCCGGCGGCGCCCGAGGGGCCGCCGTGGTTCACGGAGAGGCACAGCCCGTGCCGGGTGTCCTCGCCGACCAGCGCGCAGTACACGGCGACCGACAGCAGTCCCTCCGCCGTACCGGACCCGGCCAGCTCCTCGATCCGGGCCGGCGTGGGCATGCCCTGCCGTACGGCACCCAGCGCGTACTGCAGGGCGTCGGTCACCGGCTGCTGCCCCGGCCAGTCGGCGAGCAACTGGAGCGAGCGCTGTACGGCGGCGTCGAGGCTCTCGCCGCGCGCCAGTCCGTGCACGATCAGGGCGTACGCCCCTGCCGACAGATAGGCGACGGGATGGCCGTGGGTCTGGGCCGCGCACTCGACGGCGAGCTGCATCACCAGCTGCGGCTCCCAGCCGACGAGCAGCCCGAACGGCGCGGAACGGGCCGCGGCCTCGGCGCCCATCTCCTCCAGGTTCTTGGGGGCGTCCAGGGTGCCCATCATGTCGTCGGCGAGGCCGACCAGGCAGGCGCGGGCGGGGTCGCGGCGGGCGTACAGCCACTCTTCGCGAGCCAGCCAGCCGTCCTCCTTGCGGCGCTCGTCGGGGCCCCAGTCGTGCTGCGTGGCGGCCCATCTGAGGTACGCGCGGTGGAGGTCCGTCGGCGGATGCCAGGCGCCGGTGTCCCGGCGGACCTGGGCCCGGATCAGTCCGTCGATGCTGAAGAGGGTGAGCTGGGTCAGATGCGAGACGGCGCCACGGCTGCCGTGACCGAAGGGCAGGTCGAGGACGCCCTCCGGGCCGTACTCCGCGCGGATCTCGTCCATCGAGAGCGCCCCGACCGGCGAGCCCAGCGCATCACCGAGGGCCGCGCCCAGCAACGTGCCCCGCACCCGGCTGCGGAAGTCCTGCTGCTCGGCACGCCCCCAGACGGCACCGGACGTCGCACCCACCGAGGCCTCCTGAAGATCCCGTCCCGCACGGCTACCGTCCCGCACGGCTCTGACAGCTCAGCACTGTAATCGAACGGGAACAGTCGGTTGAGGGCCGGAACGGTTTGCGAATTCTGGGCGGGGATGTGGGGCGGCGCGAGGTGTGCGTACTCAGGCTAGGAGACGGCGGAAACGGGGAATAGGCGGAAGGCCAACGCCCT carries:
- a CDS encoding DUF397 domain-containing protein, giving the protein MAILQGATKTWTKSSYSSPNSACVEVKSPTTSALAVRDSKAPEGPSLAFPAEAWSVFVTSVKQ
- a CDS encoding SDR family oxidoreductase; translated protein: MSLLAGRTVIVSGVGAGLGHQVAAAVVRDGGNAVLGARTEANLAKAAAEIDPEGAHTAYRATDITDEAQCEALAALAAERFGRVDAVVHVAALDSYFGGLQDADFATWQSVIDVNLLGTLRMTRACLPALKERGGSVVFIGTQSAIAAPTQVRQMAYAASKGALTSAMYSLARELGPHRVRVNTVLPGWMWGPPVEAYVQFSAHNAGVPEADVLERLTSRMALPELATDSDVADAAVFLASERARAITGQSLLVNAGELMR
- a CDS encoding helix-turn-helix domain-containing protein, which codes for MASNVNPTVRRRRLGQELRRLRELKGMTAEEVAERLLVSQSKISRLENGRRSISPRDVRDLCGVYEVEDQRMVEGLMEMAKASRQQGWWHAFGDIPYSVYIGLETDAESLRVYEPQIVTGLLQTPTYAEAIVRGGSPESSDAEIEKRVQVRLRRQERINADKDPLRLWVVLDEASLRRVVGDNNVMREQLEHLNEMAQLPHITVQILPFDVGAHSGLAGQYAILEFADAADSSVVYIEGVTSDLYLEKAPDVQKYSLMYEHLRAQALNPERSRQIIADIAKVYARGGGVD
- a CDS encoding GOLPH3/VPS74 family protein encodes the protein MGRSRRTIPEELLLLALDPTTGTTAQPQSLDLGLAGAQLVELALAGRIAPDGDRIAVVAPRPTGDPTLDCALELLRRRGAPVRAVHWIGGPRLGLRQTYLSHLERCGMVHAVAGQMCGVLPTTRYQATDTEISREIKARLDSAIRTGVPPDPRTAALAALAHAVGLGKHLYPGNEGRSSRSRLRDLIRHDPMGGLVAHAVMDVQNGVAAQPRRSPAPSPGRQAAAGARPAPEPARGVPMQPRRGSMARAVAH
- a CDS encoding ADP-ribosylglycohydrolase family protein is translated as MGATSGAVWGRAEQQDFRSRVRGTLLGAALGDALGSPVGALSMDEIRAEYGPEGVLDLPFGHGSRGAVSHLTQLTLFSIDGLIRAQVRRDTGAWHPPTDLHRAYLRWAATQHDWGPDERRKEDGWLAREEWLYARRDPARACLVGLADDMMGTLDAPKNLEEMGAEAAARSAPFGLLVGWEPQLVMQLAVECAAQTHGHPVAYLSAGAYALIVHGLARGESLDAAVQRSLQLLADWPGQQPVTDALQYALGAVRQGMPTPARIEELAGSGTAEGLLSVAVYCALVGEDTRHGLCLSVNHGGPSGAAGALTGALLGALHGETALPPAWLAELEGRPTMLVLADDFAMEMTQGPALHGPAGSSPGWLARYPRA
- a CDS encoding sodium:solute symporter family protein, which encodes MNGLDWTVLIGYFGVMVAIGVWSHKRVDNVSDFFTAGGKMPWWLSGISHHMSGYSAVMFTGYAAIAYTYGVTSYVTWSFPIAIGIAIGARLFAPRLNRVRARLHVSSPLEYLKNRYNLPTQQALAWSGVLLKIVDVGAKWAAIATLLSVFTGVSLNMGILITGAVTAVYCTVGGLWADALTELGQFIIQFVAGIAMLIAVMAELGGFSTLWSVWDEPALDGHSEPLAGPYMMVFLIAYLFIKTFEYNGGMWNQAQRYMATDSAKSATRSAYLSALLWLIWPLVLFFPMWVAPLIIQTDVPADSYALMAEQLLPHGLLGLVIVGFFSHTMAMCSSDANAIAAVVTRDIMPAVSRKVRQWDTRTGLLAARWATLLFLGLSMAIATQVNSDFFGDIITVVIKWVAGLMGPIAIPLMLGLLPWFRKSGPTAALISWGLGLVTFWLVNYPIHWNLDGGVPLQYQVSIPLAVSLVLYILIGYVKPEDTPERDEIIAKINNDDDGSGSAAAAIPTPAGAADDVVGAPVKD
- a CDS encoding RNA polymerase sigma factor; translation: MELSLRARIRAGDPDAFAELFGAHARAVYSHAARLTGDLGAAEDVVSLTFLEAWRLRERLRPDAPAPEQGLPDGELSEGDGLRPWLYGIATNVLRNTRRAARRHSAALARLPDRPAEHDTVPDFADELLGRMADTERLAAARAALGRLRRPEREVFALCVWSGLSYAAAGEALGVPASTVRSRLARARQRLRRLAEEELTRGAPARRPPEKPRPCPRTGQVPGGRPEAARSTQEKPR
- a CDS encoding CU044_5270 family protein; translated protein: MNPEERAEREELARLLPSPGDPVLTSDRHDLLKDHLMRELTQDAPETGATPKSQGAQDTAATRAPRKPAARPRRRFAMIAIPLATATAVATTVVIATSASETPSTDQEAVDLLNRIAAVAATKETEPVRDDQYVYIRTQGAMDTRLLEEDIRIHRKYRDSRWTAVDGKRQGLSRMTVLNGPPPKPRDPLNAFARGTRDMTLSPDPNVTTYRELEALPTDPDVLIEKIYADTKGQGPTHYAAALEAIGGMLDEATLLPEVGAALYRAAAKIPGVSVVENTKDFAGRPGIGLSFKDRDDRGVWVFDKESLNYLGSDKEALLGVGVVDKIGQKPGN